A single Sporosarcina sp. FSL W8-0480 DNA region contains:
- a CDS encoding DHA2 family efflux MFS transporter permease subunit: protein MEMDIKKMHEKPPYGMIAILFFGAFVAFLNNTLLNIALPVIMNEFQVKPSSVQWLTTGFMLVNGIMIPASAFFVQKFTNRRLFLTAMTLFSIGTALAIFAPTFGLLVAARMIQASGSALMMPLLMNVMLVAFPIEKRGSAMGIFGLVMFTAPAIGPTLSGWIVEHYSWRTLFEIVLPFAIISIIFALWKLKNITPNTDVKLDVFSLALSSVGFGGLLYGFSSAGDKGWDAPIVYGTIAVGAISLVAFIIRQLRMEVPMLDFRIYKHPMFALASVISIVLSVAMFSGMILTPLYVQEVRGISPFDAGILMLPGAIVMGIMSPITGRLFDKYGAKVLALTGLTITVVTTFYLSRLELTSGYYYLMMLYTIRMFGMSMVMMPIMTNGLNQLPMKSNPHGTAMNNTLQQVSGAIGSAILLTIMTKRMEKSGMSLAEEAATSGNIPSDQSALATFQHQLEMKAMLDGINYSFLIATIIAVVALFLTLFIKRVIPPKYEPKTINNKDEKETVQD from the coding sequence ATGGAAATGGATATAAAGAAAATGCACGAAAAGCCTCCTTACGGAATGATAGCTATTTTATTCTTTGGGGCATTCGTTGCCTTCTTGAACAATACATTATTGAATATTGCCTTGCCTGTCATTATGAATGAGTTTCAGGTGAAGCCCTCTTCTGTCCAATGGCTTACAACAGGGTTCATGCTTGTGAACGGTATTATGATCCCGGCAAGCGCCTTCTTTGTACAGAAATTTACGAACCGCAGATTATTCCTAACTGCTATGACGCTGTTTTCAATCGGTACTGCACTTGCGATCTTTGCCCCGACATTCGGCCTGCTTGTCGCAGCAAGAATGATTCAGGCATCCGGTTCTGCATTGATGATGCCATTATTGATGAACGTCATGCTTGTTGCTTTCCCGATTGAAAAAAGGGGATCGGCGATGGGGATATTCGGCTTAGTCATGTTCACGGCGCCTGCAATCGGACCGACATTATCTGGGTGGATTGTCGAACATTATTCTTGGCGCACGCTATTTGAAATCGTGTTGCCGTTTGCAATTATTTCAATCATCTTTGCTCTCTGGAAACTGAAAAACATAACGCCGAATACGGATGTGAAGCTTGATGTTTTCTCCCTCGCTTTGTCGAGCGTTGGTTTCGGAGGTTTGTTATACGGATTCAGTTCGGCTGGAGATAAAGGTTGGGATGCACCGATTGTTTACGGAACAATTGCTGTCGGGGCCATTTCACTTGTTGCATTTATTATCCGTCAACTGCGTATGGAAGTTCCGATGTTAGACTTCCGAATCTATAAACATCCGATGTTCGCGCTTGCGTCCGTCATTTCCATCGTTCTATCAGTCGCGATGTTCTCGGGAATGATCCTGACACCATTGTATGTTCAGGAAGTACGGGGTATTTCGCCGTTTGATGCAGGAATCTTAATGTTGCCTGGAGCGATTGTGATGGGGATTATGTCACCGATTACAGGTAGACTTTTTGATAAATACGGAGCAAAAGTGCTCGCACTGACAGGCTTAACAATCACGGTTGTAACAACATTCTATCTAAGTAGACTTGAATTGACATCTGGTTATTATTACTTGATGATGCTTTATACAATCCGGATGTTCGGTATGTCAATGGTAATGATGCCGATTATGACAAATGGTTTAAATCAATTGCCAATGAAATCTAATCCGCATGGTACTGCGATGAATAACACATTGCAACAAGTTTCCGGTGCAATCGGATCCGCTATACTCCTTACGATTATGACGAAGAGGATGGAGAAATCCGGCATGTCACTCGCCGAAGAAGCGGCAACATCCGGAAATATACCTTCAGATCAGTCTGCGTTGGCAACCTTCCAACATCAGCTTGAAATGAAAGCGATGCTCGATGGCATCAATTACTCGTTCCTGATTGCTACGATTATAGCTGTTGTAGCATTATTCCTCACTTTATTTATCAAAAGGGTCATACCTCCGAAATATGAACCGAAGACAATAAATAATAAAGATGAGAAAGAAACGGTACAGGATTAA
- a CDS encoding TetR/AcrR family transcriptional regulator, which yields MNDRKRKVMLTAKKLFIEKGFTSTSVQDILEVAKISKGTFYNYFTSKNECLMAILEDAHNESIIRRHELLAGRDKRDKNVLAEQIIVRMQVNRELNLLPIYEAVFYSNDEELRNFVKTTHINELKWFAGRLVDVFGEAAEPHSFDCSVMTLGMIQQLRHFWTTGSSKELDIQKLVHFTLRRMDALMADLMEQKEVLLEKQMIAALGISSKELKEKIQVEFIALKKKLEQGADENSLAYTDFLLTELQAENPRVVLLEAVGRSFREASNGTKLSDRVNEVLYLLWKYIDIIKTSS from the coding sequence ATGAATGACCGTAAACGGAAAGTCATGTTAACTGCGAAAAAGCTATTTATCGAGAAAGGATTTACATCCACGTCGGTGCAAGATATTTTGGAGGTTGCCAAGATTTCCAAAGGAACGTTTTACAATTATTTCACTTCCAAAAACGAGTGCCTCATGGCCATATTGGAAGATGCACATAATGAGTCCATCATTAGAAGGCACGAACTATTAGCCGGTCGGGATAAAAGAGACAAGAACGTATTAGCTGAACAGATTATCGTCCGGATGCAAGTAAACCGGGAGCTGAATTTACTTCCGATTTATGAGGCCGTTTTTTATTCCAATGATGAAGAACTCCGGAATTTCGTCAAAACGACTCACATTAATGAATTAAAATGGTTTGCCGGACGCCTCGTTGATGTCTTCGGCGAAGCGGCAGAGCCTCATTCTTTCGATTGTTCCGTCATGACGTTAGGAATGATCCAACAACTGCGCCATTTTTGGACAACCGGTTCCTCAAAGGAATTGGACATCCAAAAACTTGTCCACTTCACGCTAAGAAGGATGGATGCGCTGATGGCCGATTTAATGGAACAGAAGGAAGTATTATTGGAGAAGCAGATGATTGCGGCTTTGGGGATTTCTTCCAAAGAATTGAAGGAAAAAATTCAAGTCGAATTTATCGCGTTGAAAAAGAAGTTAGAGCAGGGGGCCGATGAAAATAGTCTTGCATACACGGACTTCCTATTAACCGAGTTGCAAGCCGAAAATCCAAGGGTGGTTCTTTTGGAAGCGGTTGGCCGTTCATTCCGCGAAGCAAGCAACGGCACCAAACTCTCTGATCGGGTGAATGAAGTCTTATATCTACTATGGAAATATATAGACATAATTAAAACAAGTTCATGA
- a CDS encoding TIGR00266 family protein, with protein sequence MNNHEIDFKLYGDDMQFVEVELDPGETVVAEAGSLMMMEDGIEMETIFGDGSGNSGGGIMGKLMGAGKRLLTGESLFMTTFTNEGSGKKHASFAAPYPGKIIPMDLSQYNGKIICQKDAFLAAAKGVSVGIEFQRKIGVGFFGGEGFIMQKLEGDGMAFVHAGGTIIEKTLAPGETLRVDTGCLVAMTQDVDYNIEMVKGVKTALFGGEGLFFATLRGPGKVWIQSLPFSRLASRVFAAAPGVPNGGSRDEGSIAGGLFNMLGGK encoded by the coding sequence ATGAATAATCACGAAATCGATTTCAAACTGTACGGAGACGACATGCAATTTGTCGAGGTGGAACTCGACCCCGGCGAAACGGTTGTCGCGGAGGCCGGTTCCTTAATGATGATGGAAGATGGAATTGAAATGGAAACAATCTTCGGGGACGGTTCAGGCAATTCCGGAGGCGGAATAATGGGTAAATTAATGGGAGCGGGAAAACGTCTGCTGACAGGTGAAAGCCTATTCATGACAACATTCACGAACGAAGGATCTGGCAAAAAGCATGCATCTTTCGCAGCACCTTATCCCGGCAAAATTATCCCGATGGATTTAAGCCAATATAATGGCAAGATCATTTGCCAAAAGGATGCGTTTTTAGCTGCGGCCAAAGGTGTTTCAGTCGGAATCGAATTCCAACGAAAAATCGGGGTCGGCTTTTTCGGAGGCGAAGGCTTCATCATGCAGAAACTTGAAGGAGATGGGATGGCTTTCGTGCATGCGGGAGGTACGATTATTGAAAAAACGTTGGCTCCCGGAGAGACATTGCGTGTTGACACAGGATGTCTCGTCGCCATGACTCAGGACGTCGATTATAATATTGAAATGGTAAAAGGCGTCAAAACGGCATTGTTCGGCGGCGAAGGGTTGTTTTTCGCAACGCTGAGAGGTCCGGGTAAAGTTTGGATTCAATCATTACCATTCTCAAGACTCGCAAGTCGCGTCTTCGCAGCCGCGCCAGGAGTTCCTAATGGAGGTTCCCGAGATGAAGGCAGCATTGCAGGTGGATTGTTTAATATGTTAGGTGGAAAATAA
- a CDS encoding saccharopine dehydrogenase C-terminal domain-containing protein produces the protein MKVVVLGAGLMGKEAVRDLVKSDDVTKVYLADLNLRPAEDFAEQLMSDKLDLLQLDATNDLQLQEVMALGDVVINALFYTFNEKVARIAVEIGVHSIDLGGHIGGATDAVLELADKAAAKGVTIIPDLGVAPGMINILAGYGAGKLDKVDTIKLYVGGIPVKPEPPLNYNVVFSLEGVFDHYTDPSHVIRNGKLVEVPSLSEVEPIYFDGFGELEAFHTSGGTSTLTKTFPNVQTLEYKTIRYKGHAEKFKLLVDLGLLSRDSEVTVGDRKVKVRDVMREQLSPQLRLGDKSDAVLLRVIVSGEAHGIPATYEYNLVTEKDRSINETAMARATANTISVVAQMIVNGTITKRGVHPPENIVPGERYIEEMKKRGVDIEETVKTHV, from the coding sequence ATGAAAGTGGTCGTATTGGGAGCAGGGTTGATGGGAAAAGAGGCAGTTCGCGACCTTGTGAAAAGTGATGATGTAACAAAAGTGTACTTGGCTGACTTGAACTTAAGGCCAGCGGAAGATTTTGCGGAACAACTCATGTCCGATAAGTTGGACCTTTTGCAACTTGATGCGACAAATGATCTCCAATTACAGGAAGTGATGGCGCTTGGGGACGTCGTCATCAATGCACTCTTCTATACATTCAATGAAAAAGTCGCGCGGATTGCCGTAGAAATTGGTGTCCATTCCATCGATCTTGGCGGACATATTGGCGGCGCGACGGATGCCGTATTGGAGCTTGCTGATAAGGCGGCGGCAAAAGGAGTCACAATCATCCCGGACCTTGGTGTAGCTCCCGGCATGATTAACATCCTTGCGGGTTACGGTGCCGGAAAGTTAGATAAAGTGGATACAATCAAGCTTTACGTAGGAGGAATTCCTGTGAAGCCTGAGCCTCCACTGAATTACAATGTCGTATTTTCACTCGAAGGTGTTTTCGATCATTACACGGATCCATCCCACGTCATCCGCAACGGAAAATTAGTCGAGGTACCATCATTATCCGAAGTGGAACCAATCTATTTCGATGGATTTGGCGAATTGGAGGCATTCCATACTTCCGGTGGCACATCGACGTTAACAAAGACATTCCCTAATGTCCAAACGTTAGAATATAAAACAATCCGTTATAAAGGCCATGCCGAAAAGTTCAAATTGCTTGTCGATCTTGGATTGTTGTCTCGCGACTCCGAAGTGACGGTTGGCGATAGAAAAGTGAAAGTCCGTGATGTAATGCGCGAACAGCTTTCTCCACAATTACGGTTGGGCGACAAATCAGATGCAGTCCTTCTTCGAGTAATTGTCAGTGGCGAAGCGCATGGCATTCCGGCGACATATGAGTATAATTTGGTGACTGAAAAAGACAGGTCTATCAATGAAACCGCAATGGCCCGCGCAACAGCAAACACAATCTCAGTCGTCGCACAAATGATTGTTAATGGAACAATCACAAAACGAGGTGTTCACCCACCGGAAAATATCGTACCGGGCGAGCGATACATCGAAGAAATGAAAAAACGTGGAGTCGATATCGAAGAGACTGTCAAAACGCATGTTTAA
- a CDS encoding acyl-CoA dehydrogenase family protein, whose product MDFSFTEEQKMLRKTARQFVDDEIMPHIQKWDAEGGFDPAIWKKLADLGFMGVCIPEKYGGSGMDYNSLAILCEELERGDTAFRTAVSVHIGLNSMTLMQWGTEEQKQKYLIPQAKGEKIGAFGLTEPGAGSDVAAMATTAVRDGDEYVINGQKTWISLCDVADHFLVFAYTDKSKKHHGISAFIVERTTPGFSSKAIKGKYGIRAGNTGELFFEDMRIPASNLLGEEGEGFKIAMSALDNGRFTVAAGAVGLIMGCLEESVKYCHERETFGKPIGKHQLVQQMIANMEAGYQMSRLLVYRAGELKNKGLRNTRETSLAKWQACDFANKAADDAFQIHGAYGYSDEYPVARFLRNSKAPVIYEGTREIHTIMQAEYVLGYREDKKLSHMLPEWPFE is encoded by the coding sequence TTGGATTTTAGTTTCACTGAAGAGCAAAAGATGCTACGAAAGACAGCCCGTCAATTTGTAGACGATGAAATCATGCCACATATTCAAAAATGGGACGCGGAAGGCGGCTTCGACCCAGCCATTTGGAAAAAGTTAGCCGACCTTGGGTTCATGGGTGTTTGCATTCCAGAAAAATACGGCGGAAGTGGAATGGACTATAACTCGCTCGCCATCCTATGCGAAGAGCTCGAACGCGGCGACACAGCATTCCGCACAGCCGTTTCCGTCCATATCGGACTGAATTCAATGACACTTATGCAATGGGGGACGGAAGAACAGAAGCAGAAATACTTGATTCCTCAAGCGAAAGGTGAAAAAATCGGCGCATTCGGATTGACAGAGCCAGGAGCCGGCTCAGACGTTGCAGCTATGGCGACGACGGCCGTGCGCGATGGGGACGAATACGTTATCAATGGGCAGAAAACATGGATTTCGCTCTGTGATGTAGCGGACCACTTCCTCGTTTTCGCCTACACAGACAAATCGAAGAAACACCATGGCATCAGCGCCTTCATTGTTGAACGCACGACACCGGGCTTTTCATCAAAAGCGATTAAAGGAAAATACGGCATCCGAGCGGGCAATACCGGAGAATTATTCTTCGAAGATATGCGCATCCCTGCTTCGAACCTATTAGGTGAAGAGGGCGAAGGATTCAAGATTGCAATGTCTGCACTGGATAATGGACGTTTCACGGTCGCTGCAGGAGCAGTCGGCTTAATCATGGGCTGCCTTGAGGAAAGCGTGAAGTATTGCCATGAGCGCGAAACATTCGGGAAGCCGATTGGTAAGCATCAGCTTGTCCAACAAATGATCGCCAATATGGAAGCGGGCTATCAAATGAGCCGCCTTTTAGTTTACCGCGCAGGCGAATTGAAGAATAAAGGACTGCGCAACACACGCGAAACATCCCTTGCCAAATGGCAGGCATGCGATTTTGCGAATAAAGCCGCAGACGATGCATTCCAAATTCACGGTGCATACGGCTACTCGGACGAATATCCAGTCGCCCGATTCCTGCGCAACTCGAAAGCGCCGGTCATTTACGAAGGAACCCGCGAAATCCATACAATCATGCAGGCAGAGTATGTATTAGGCTACCGGGAAGATAAAAAGTTGAGCCATATGCTGCCGGAATGGCCATTTGAATAA
- a CDS encoding serpin family protein: protein MKKKIVTSLVGMSLLMPLSGCGTDTNNSLQVSKDVEFGTLDYEKIIAPNNELGFKLLDEVEKDDDGNLFISPTSLLMALSLVYNGADGVTKEEIANTLKIPGMNATDLNKANASLMTILNKNSKSIQLQVANSVWLNEDFRFQENFAMQAKDYFNAEIQEIDIASEDSPKRINDWVKKSTNGKIDKIVEGQLDENLVTMLLNAIYFKGDWQYPFDKSLTGDRTFHLTDGSEIKAPFMSLQEKLSYMANSDYQAIKLPYADGEMSMTVVLPNDLKKFESNLSVENWEKIQSGMKKMRGTILLPRFKLSYETELNEALEALGMKSAFKEGANFSKMIEGDASLLINKVKQKTYIDVNEEGTEAAAVTGVEVGVTSAPPDDPFIMEVNRPFFIVITDDETGAILFIGSISNPTVK from the coding sequence ATGAAAAAGAAAATCGTTACATCGTTAGTCGGCATGAGTCTGTTAATGCCTTTATCTGGCTGTGGTACTGATACAAATAACAGTCTGCAAGTTTCAAAAGACGTAGAATTTGGGACGCTGGATTACGAAAAGATTATTGCCCCGAATAATGAGTTGGGATTTAAATTATTGGATGAAGTGGAAAAGGATGATGACGGAAATCTTTTCATTTCACCAACGAGTCTATTAATGGCACTATCGCTTGTTTACAATGGAGCGGACGGTGTAACAAAAGAAGAAATTGCAAATACCTTAAAGATACCGGGGATGAATGCGACAGATTTAAATAAAGCAAATGCTTCCCTTATGACAATACTGAACAAAAACTCGAAAAGTATCCAACTTCAAGTCGCTAATTCCGTTTGGCTCAATGAAGACTTTCGTTTCCAAGAAAACTTTGCCATGCAGGCGAAGGATTATTTCAACGCTGAAATCCAGGAAATTGATATCGCGAGCGAAGACTCACCAAAACGCATCAACGATTGGGTGAAAAAATCAACGAATGGCAAAATCGACAAAATAGTGGAAGGTCAATTGGATGAAAATCTAGTCACTATGCTGTTAAATGCAATTTATTTCAAAGGAGACTGGCAATATCCGTTCGATAAAAGCTTAACCGGAGATCGGACATTCCATCTAACGGATGGTAGTGAAATAAAAGCACCTTTCATGTCGCTTCAAGAGAAACTATCTTACATGGCAAATAGTGATTACCAGGCGATCAAACTTCCTTATGCAGACGGTGAAATGAGCATGACAGTCGTACTTCCAAATGACTTGAAAAAGTTTGAAAGCAACCTATCCGTTGAAAATTGGGAGAAAATACAATCCGGAATGAAAAAAATGCGCGGAACAATCCTTCTTCCACGATTTAAACTTTCTTACGAAACCGAGCTGAATGAAGCTTTGGAAGCCCTTGGCATGAAAAGTGCTTTTAAGGAGGGGGCTAATTTCAGCAAGATGATTGAAGGGGACGCATCCCTTTTGATTAACAAGGTGAAACAAAAAACATATATAGATGTGAATGAAGAAGGAACCGAAGCGGCAGCTGTAACGGGCGTCGAAGTTGGAGTCACATCAGCTCCTCCTGACGATCCTTTCATCATGGAAGTGAACCGCCCGTTTTTCATTGTGATTACCGATGACGAAACTGGAGCTATTCTGTTCATCGGTTCGATTTCCAATCCGACAGTGAAATAA
- a CDS encoding aldehyde dehydrogenase family protein, producing the protein MQLNNFIGGSWQESGGVKYTAVTNPATGEELAQVRLSTSDDVDLAVKAAKEAQKKWALVPAPKRADYLYAIGNLMKDRKEHLAQVLTKEMGKVIEEGRGEVQEGIDMAFYMAGEGRRLFGETVPSELQDKFAMSVRAPIGVVGLITPWNFPVAIATWKSFPAIVAGNTFVWKPATETPMMAYEMARIFEEVGLPAGVANIVFGSGSEVGTAMIEHPDIRVISFTGSTETGRHVAETGGRHLKKVSLEMGGKNAVIVMDDADIDLAVEGILWSAFGTAGQRCTACSRVIVHKDVKEELEQKLLTSMKNLTIGNGLDESVKIGPVINGKALEKIQSYVEIGKGEGAKLLAGGNVLTEGEFANGHYFEPTLFTDVKWDSRLAQEEIFGPVVSLIEVDSLDEAIEVNNSVIYGLSSSIFSRDVNKVFRAQRDLDTGIVYVNAGTTGAEIHLPFGGTKGTGNGHRDSGVAALDVFTEWKSIYVDFSGKLQRAQIDTE; encoded by the coding sequence ATGCAATTGAACAACTTTATCGGGGGATCTTGGCAAGAAAGTGGCGGTGTAAAATATACTGCCGTTACAAACCCAGCAACGGGGGAAGAGTTAGCGCAAGTACGATTATCGACAAGTGATGATGTTGATCTGGCCGTTAAGGCGGCGAAAGAGGCTCAGAAAAAGTGGGCGCTCGTGCCTGCTCCAAAACGGGCAGATTACTTATATGCAATCGGAAATCTCATGAAGGATAGAAAAGAACATTTGGCGCAAGTTTTGACGAAGGAAATGGGGAAAGTCATCGAGGAAGGACGCGGCGAAGTCCAGGAAGGTATCGACATGGCATTTTATATGGCTGGAGAAGGCCGCAGGCTGTTTGGGGAAACAGTACCTTCCGAGCTGCAAGATAAATTTGCAATGAGCGTACGAGCACCGATTGGGGTCGTCGGACTGATCACGCCATGGAATTTCCCTGTCGCAATCGCGACGTGGAAATCATTTCCGGCAATCGTTGCAGGAAACACATTCGTATGGAAGCCGGCAACGGAAACACCGATGATGGCCTATGAAATGGCTCGTATTTTTGAAGAGGTCGGATTGCCGGCTGGTGTAGCGAATATCGTTTTCGGATCGGGGTCCGAAGTAGGAACGGCAATGATCGAACATCCGGATATCCGAGTCATTTCGTTTACAGGTTCGACGGAAACTGGTCGCCATGTTGCTGAAACGGGTGGACGTCATTTGAAAAAGGTTTCCCTTGAAATGGGCGGTAAAAATGCAGTCATCGTCATGGATGACGCCGATATCGACCTTGCCGTTGAAGGGATTCTTTGGAGTGCATTCGGAACTGCGGGCCAGCGTTGCACGGCATGCAGCAGAGTCATTGTGCATAAAGATGTAAAGGAAGAACTTGAACAAAAACTATTAACATCCATGAAGAATTTGACGATTGGAAACGGCTTGGACGAGTCCGTCAAAATCGGGCCGGTTATCAACGGAAAAGCATTGGAGAAAATCCAGTCTTATGTTGAAATCGGAAAAGGTGAAGGTGCGAAACTATTGGCTGGCGGAAATGTGCTGACAGAAGGGGAATTTGCGAATGGCCACTATTTTGAACCGACTTTATTCACAGATGTGAAGTGGGATAGCCGATTAGCGCAAGAAGAAATCTTCGGACCGGTCGTTTCGCTGATCGAAGTTGACAGCCTGGACGAAGCAATCGAAGTGAACAACAGTGTCATCTATGGCTTATCCAGCTCCATTTTCTCGAGGGATGTCAACAAAGTATTCCGTGCGCAAAGGGATTTGGACACAGGGATTGTCTATGTGAATGCTGGGACAACAGGAGCGGAGATCCATCTTCCTTTCGGAGGAACGAAAGGAACCGGCAATGGGCATCGTGATTCAGGCGTGGCGGCGCTTGATGTATTCACGGAGTGGAAGAGCATTTACGTAGATTTCAGTGGGAAATTACAAAGGGCGCAAATCGACACGGAATAA
- a CDS encoding DUF2089 domain-containing protein has product MSYPIISHCPVCDETLKVTRLHCSKCHTNIENEFELTKLAALTGEQLHFVEVFLACRGNIKEVEKELGISYPTVRGKLNDVVSTLGYEVKKKSNVDEKKVVAMLESGEITTEEAIRLLKDE; this is encoded by the coding sequence ATGTCATATCCCATAATTAGCCATTGCCCTGTATGCGACGAAACGTTGAAAGTCACAAGGCTGCATTGTTCGAAATGCCACACAAACATTGAAAACGAGTTCGAATTAACAAAGCTTGCAGCCTTAACAGGAGAACAGCTCCATTTCGTCGAAGTATTCTTGGCATGTAGGGGAAATATCAAAGAGGTTGAAAAGGAATTAGGAATTTCCTATCCAACTGTAAGGGGTAAACTGAATGACGTCGTAAGCACACTTGGTTACGAAGTGAAAAAGAAATCCAATGTCGACGAAAAAAAGGTCGTCGCGATGTTGGAAAGCGGGGAAATCACCACTGAAGAAGCAATACGACTGTTAAAAGATGAATAG
- a CDS encoding TetR/AcrR family transcriptional regulator, which produces MDRRQEIMEAAAKSFSLFGYKATTMDQVAKIANVGKGTIYTFFSNKEELFNAIVLKMIEEMRAASDAVSIEGASFKENAHARLMQMLKFRENHKLYAKLIDEEKELRTPAVTEVLAQIESEIVFYIKEKIERAIAKGELKPCDSELVAFLLFKSYLALVVDWGKTHDEELAEERILGLLGGTIFNCLLA; this is translated from the coding sequence GTGGATCGCAGACAAGAAATAATGGAAGCTGCAGCGAAATCATTTTCACTATTCGGATACAAAGCCACAACGATGGACCAGGTTGCGAAAATTGCGAACGTCGGGAAAGGTACAATCTACACCTTCTTTTCAAATAAAGAGGAACTGTTCAATGCCATAGTTCTCAAAATGATTGAAGAAATGCGGGCCGCGTCCGACGCAGTCTCTATAGAAGGTGCTTCTTTTAAAGAAAATGCGCATGCACGCCTTATGCAAATGTTGAAATTTCGTGAGAACCACAAACTATATGCGAAATTGATCGATGAAGAAAAAGAATTGCGTACACCAGCAGTCACTGAGGTGTTAGCTCAAATAGAAAGTGAAATTGTCTTCTATATAAAAGAAAAAATCGAACGGGCAATTGCGAAAGGCGAATTAAAGCCTTGCGACAGTGAACTCGTTGCATTTCTATTATTTAAATCCTACCTCGCACTTGTTGTCGATTGGGGAAAAACTCATGATGAAGAATTGGCAGAAGAACGTATTTTAGGATTATTAGGTGGTACAATTTTTAACTGTCTCTTAGCTTGA